The genomic DNA CCATGCGGACGGTCGCGCAGCAGATCGTCGTCAACGCCTCCCGTGCGGTGAGCGGCGGGACGCTGGTGCGCGGCACGGACGCGTCCGGGGTCGAGCACGAGGTCGACCTCGCCGACGACTGGCCGGTCGTCACGGTGAACGACGCGATCTCGGCCGCCGCCGGCACCACCGTCACCGCCGACACCCCGAAGGAGGAGCTGCTCGCGCTCGCGCGCGCGCTCGGCATCGCCGTCGACGGCTCGTGGACGCGGGGCAACGTGCTGCTCGAGCTCTACGAGCACCTCGTGGAGTCCCGCACCGTGCGTCCGACCTTCTACACCGACTTCCCCGCCGAGGTGTCGCCGCTGACCCGGCAGCACCGCGTCGACCCGCGGCTGGCCGAGCGCTGGGACCTGGTCGCCTTCGGCGCGGAGATCGGCACCGCGTACTCCGAGCTCGTCGACCCCGTGGAGCAGCGCGCCCGTCTCACCGCGCAGTCGCTGCAGGCCGCGGGGGGCAATCCTGAGGCCATGGAGCTCGACGAGGACTTCCTGCTCGCGCTCGAGCACGCGATGCCGCCGAGCGGTGGCCTGGGGATGGGGATGGACCGGCTGGTGATGATGCTGACGCAGGCCTCGATCCGGGAGACGATCGCCTTCCCGCTGGTCAAGCCGCGCTCCTCCGACGCCGCCCGGTGAACGCCGCCGACGTCGTGCGCACCGAGGGCTCGCACGTCACGACCCTCGGCGGGCGTCAGGTGCACCTCGAGGTCGCCCCCGGGCTGGGCGAGGACCTCGGAACCCCGATCATGCTGGTGCCCGGCTGCGCCGTCCCCTCGTACGCCTTCCGCCCCGTCCGCACAGCGATGCCCGGACGCTGGTTCGTCGCGATCGACCGTCCCGGCATGGTCGAGACGCCCTGGCCGGGACGCCTCCCGACGCTCGCCGAGGAGGTCGCCACCCTGCTCGAGCTGTGCGAGGCCCTCGGGCAGCCGCCCGTGGTCGTGGCGCACTCGATGGCCGGCCCGCACGTCGAGGCGCTCGTGCGGCAGCACCCCGGTTCCGTCAGCGGCCTCGTGCTGCTCGACGCCAGCATCGAGCTGGACGCGAAGCCGGCTCCTGCCGCGCTGGACCGGGCCTGGCTCGCCGCCTCCCGGCTCGCCCTCGAGGGCTCGAGGCTGCCACCGTTCGCGCTGGCCGCCTCGCTCTCGACCCGCGTCGCCGTGTGGTCGCAGAGCCACCGGCTGCCCATCGACTACGACCGCCCGCCGGGGACCGACGACCTCTTCCGGCGTCCGGACACCCTCGCCAGCGTGGTGGCCGAGCAGGCTGCGTACGCCGACCAGCTCGCCGACCTGCAGACCCTGCTGGAGACCACGACCTGGCCGGGCACTCCGTCGGTCGTGCTCACCGCCGGTTCGCGTGCGGCCTGGGTGCGCAAGCAGCGCGTGCTGGCCCACCGGGTCGGCGGCCGGCAGGTCGTGGTCGAGCGGAGCCGCCACCTGATGATGCTCGACCGCCCGGACGTCGTGGCCGAGGCCGTGCTCGGCCTGCTGCCCGAGGACGAGCGGGGGACGACCCCGGCCTGAGCCTCGTCAGGCCTGCGCCGACGAGGGGACGCGCTCCGCCGGCGTGCGGCGCGGCCACCGCCCCGGTCACCGGGAGCTGCTGGTCACCCGCGCCTCGTCCTGGGAGTGGTCTCGCGTGAAGCGACGACGCCCGAGCAGCACCGTCGCACCAGCGATCACCGCTGCACCCACGAACAGGGCCGCCACCGGCCAGGTCGCCCCGCCGGCCGTGGCGACGAGCCAGGCGGCGAAGGCCGGTGACGGGCCGGCGATCAGCGCGGCGGCCGGTTCGCGGACGAGGACGACCCCGGAGAGGCGGTGCTGCGGTGCGAACAGCCCGATCACCAGCGCACCCTGGATGGCGAACAGGGACGCCAGGCCGATGCTGATGCCCACGACCATGGTCACCACGATCACGGGTTCGCTCGCCGTGGCGAACAACGGGAACACGAGCGCACCGAAGAGCACGAAGACCCCGCAGCCGGCCAGCCAGACGCGCTGCCGGCCCACGACGTCGCCCAGGAAGCCGAACAGCGGCACCATCCCGATCGCCAGCGCCGAGGAGATCAGGTTGGCGAGCAGGCCGAAGCTCGCGGGCAGGCCCATGGTGGTGGTGAGGTAGGACAGCAGGTACACCTGCGTGAGGGACGAGAACAGCAGGTACGGGCCGAGGATCCCGTAGCCGAGGAGCACCTCGCGCCACTGCGTGCGGAGCGCCTCGACGAACGGGACGCGGACCACCTCACCGCGCGACCTGATCCTGGTGAACTCCTCGGTCTCCTCGATGCCGGAGCGGATCCACAGCGCGATGCCGACGGTGACGGCGCTGGCGAGGAAGGGCACCCGCCAGCCCCAGCTGAGCAGGTCGTCCTCCGGCAGCGTCGAGATGAGCGTGAAGACCGCGGTGGCGATGACGATGCCGGCGAACACCCCCATGCCGGGCAGGGCGACCCGCAGGCCCGCGCGCCGCTGGTTGCCGCTCTCGGCCAGCATCACCAGCGACCCCACGTACTCCGCGCCGGCTCCCATCCCCTGCAGGACGCGGCACACCGCCAGCAGCACGGGTGCCCAGACGCCGATGGAGTCGTAGGTCGGCAGCAGCCCGACGCCGACGGTCGCCACCCCCATCAGGAGCAGGGTCGTGATCAGCATGGGCTTGCGGCCGATCCGGTCGCCGAAGTGGCTGAAGAGCAGACCACCGACGGGGCGGCCGAAGTAGCCGATGGCGAAGGTGAGCAGCGAGCTGATGGTCGCTGCCGCCGGGTCCTGCTGGGGGAAGAAGAGCCGGCCGAACACGACCGCCGCGGCCAGCCCGAAGAGGGTGAAGTCGTAGTACTCGACCACGCTGCCGATGACGGCGGCCCAGCCCGTCCGCCGGACGTTGGTGCGTCGGCTGAGCGGGCTGGACTCGCTGCGCTGCGCTGGGTCAACCATTCGCGGATCTCCCTCGGTCCTCGGTGTGGTGCCGGCCCTGCGACGACGGCGACGAGCGCGACGACTGCGCTGCTGACGGATGTCGGGAACGGCGACAGCAGTGTGATCAAACGTTTGCTCAATGTCTAGTGTCGGCGCCGAGACGTCCGATCGCGTCGGTAGGAGGGCGTGCAGCTGGCCGGCCGTCGGGCGGCTCCTCGGCGTGGCGCACCTGCTCGCGGTCCTTGCCGCTGTGCAGGCGCCGGACGGCCGCGCGGTCGTCGGGAAGGCGGAGCTGACCGGCTGCGTCTCGGGGCTCACCCGGTCGAGCAGGGGTCACCTAGGCTCGCCACCATGCTGGGCCGCCGTCGGCAGCCCGCCGACGAGGGGGACCGCCGTGACCGAGCCCGAGGGCCTGATCGCCGAGCTCTGGTACGAGACCGCACCCGACCTGACGGACCCGATGCTCCTCGAGGGGCTGCGGGCCGTGTCGCCGGGCACGGAGGTGCAGGACGGCTCGCTGGTCGTGCCCTACGACGGCGGAGAGCTGGCGCCCCGACCGGCGGGCGACGCCGGCGAGCCGGCTCCGCGACGTCCGCTCGTGAGCCTGGTCCTGCCGGGGTCGTCCCTCGACGAGCCCGGCAAGTCCCTGCCTGATACCAGCCAGACCTGGGACTGGCCGGGCGCCGAGGAGGCCCTGGCGCCCGCCCGCGCGAGCGTGCTCGTCGTCGAGATGTACGGCGACGCGTACACCGCGCGCGACCGCGCTGCCGCGCTGGTCGGGGTGGTGCGCGCGCTCGCCGTGGCGACCCGTCCCGTCGCGCTGTCCTGGCCGACCAGCCAGCGGGTCAGCGACCCGGGCGAGCCCGCCGCCGACGGGCTCGGCGGCCTGCTGAACGTCCGCCTCTTCAGCGTCAGCGACGACGAGGACGAGCTCGTCATGGACACCCGGGGGCTCGCCCCCTTCGGGCTGCCCGACCTGCAGGTGCACTTCCGCGACCTCGAGCCGGGACGGCTGGGGGCCCTGCTCTACGCGACCGCCGGCTACCTCCTCGAGGAGGGCGACGTCCTCGGCGAGGGCCACACGATCTCGGGGATCGAGTCCGACGACCGCTGGACCTGCCACCACGAGGACTCGCTGATCGGCCCGTCGCGCCGCGTGGTCGACATCGACCCGGGCGACCCGTACGCGGCCGGCAAGCGGGCCCGCTGAGCCCTCTCGGCCTGGCTCGGCAGGCGGGCTACTCGTCCTCGGTGCTGGTCAGCCGTCTCCGCACCGACAGCAGCTCGACCTCGGGGCGGTAGGCCGCCAGGCGCTCCGCGGCGTCCAGCACCTCGACGACGTGCGCGCGGTCGGCGGAGACGAGTGCGACCCCGACCGAGGTCCGGCGGTGGAGGTCGGTGTGGCCGACCTCGGCCGCGCTCACGTCGAAGCGGCGCCGCAGCTCGGCGACCAGGGGCCGCACCACCGAGCGCTTCTCCTTGAGCGAGTGCACGTCGCCCAGCAGCAGGTCCAGCTCCAGCGTCCCCGTCCACACGCGGCCCATTGTGGCCGCTCGCGCGACACGACCTGACCCGGAGATCCGGGCGGGCGCGGATCTGTGATCATGGGCGCGTGCTGCCCCGTCCCGTGATCGGCCTCAGCACCTACCGCGAGACCGCCCGCTGGGGCGTGTGGACCGAGGTGGCCGACCTGCTGCCTGCCACCTACGTCCGCTCGGTCGAGGCCGCCGGGGGCACCGTGGTGCTGCTGCCGCCGCAGGCCCAGGGGGCCGAGGCGCTGGTCGGCCGGATCGACGGGCTCGTGGTCACCGGCGGGGCGGACGTCGAGCCCTCCCGCTACGGCCAGGAGCGCGGCCCGCACACCTACACCCGGCCCGACCGCGACGCGTGGGAGCTCGCGCTCCTCGACGCGGCCGCCGAGCGCGGCGTGCCGACCCTCGGCATCTGCCGCGGGATGCAGCTGATGGCCGTGCACGGCGGCGGCCGTCTCGAGCAGCACCTGCCCGACGTCGTCGGCCACACCGAGCACGGGCCGGAGGGCGACGCGTACGGGTGGACGTCCGTGCGCACGGTCGGCGGCTCGATGGTGGCGACCATGGTCGGCGACGCGATGCAGGTCAGCTGCCACCACCACCAGGCCGTGGTGGCGCACCCCGGCTTCGCGGTCTCGGCCCGCGCCGCCGACGGCACGATCGAGGCGATCGAGGACGCCGAGCGCGGCTACTGGGTCGGCGTGCAGTGGCACCCGGAGAGCGGTGACGACCACGGGCTCTTCGCCGGGCTCGTCGGCGCGGCCTCGCGGGCCCTCGTCACCCGCTGACCCGTCCGGCCCCTCCAGCGCGCCGGCTCAGGCGTCGCGCGTCGCGTCCCGGCGGCGCAGCGCCGGGTCGTCCTCGGCGAACGTCCGCACCGGGCCCGGCGCGGTGTCCCGGGTCTCGAAGCGGACGGTGACGCGCCCGACCCCCGCGCCCCAGACCCAGCCGGGCCCGTGCTCGTCGTGCTCCACGTCCAGGCCCGGCGCCCAGCCCGTCGCCGGCGGCCCGTACGCGTGGTCCTCGGTCGAGCCAGGGGGCTGCGCGGGCTCGACCGCCGCGGGCGTCGCCTCCTCCGCGTCGTCGTCCGGCGCCTCTTCCGACCCGGTCTCCTCCTCGGCGAAGAGGTCGTCC from Microlunatus sagamiharensis includes the following:
- a CDS encoding MFS transporter produces the protein MVDPAQRSESSPLSRRTNVRRTGWAAVIGSVVEYYDFTLFGLAAAVVFGRLFFPQQDPAAATISSLLTFAIGYFGRPVGGLLFSHFGDRIGRKPMLITTLLLMGVATVGVGLLPTYDSIGVWAPVLLAVCRVLQGMGAGAEYVGSLVMLAESGNQRRAGLRVALPGMGVFAGIVIATAVFTLISTLPEDDLLSWGWRVPFLASAVTVGIALWIRSGIEETEEFTRIRSRGEVVRVPFVEALRTQWREVLLGYGILGPYLLFSSLTQVYLLSYLTTTMGLPASFGLLANLISSALAIGMVPLFGFLGDVVGRQRVWLAGCGVFVLFGALVFPLFATASEPVIVVTMVVGISIGLASLFAIQGALVIGLFAPQHRLSGVVLVREPAAALIAGPSPAFAAWLVATAGGATWPVAALFVGAAVIAGATVLLGRRRFTRDHSQDEARVTSSSR
- a CDS encoding alpha/beta fold hydrolase — encoded protein: MNAADVVRTEGSHVTTLGGRQVHLEVAPGLGEDLGTPIMLVPGCAVPSYAFRPVRTAMPGRWFVAIDRPGMVETPWPGRLPTLAEEVATLLELCEALGQPPVVVAHSMAGPHVEALVRQHPGSVSGLVLLDASIELDAKPAPAALDRAWLAASRLALEGSRLPPFALAASLSTRVAVWSQSHRLPIDYDRPPGTDDLFRRPDTLASVVAEQAAYADQLADLQTLLETTTWPGTPSVVLTAGSRAAWVRKQRVLAHRVGGRQVVVERSRHLMMLDRPDVVAEAVLGLLPEDERGTTPA
- a CDS encoding gamma-glutamyl-gamma-aminobutyrate hydrolase family protein, with translation MLPRPVIGLSTYRETARWGVWTEVADLLPATYVRSVEAAGGTVVLLPPQAQGAEALVGRIDGLVVTGGADVEPSRYGQERGPHTYTRPDRDAWELALLDAAAERGVPTLGICRGMQLMAVHGGGRLEQHLPDVVGHTEHGPEGDAYGWTSVRTVGGSMVATMVGDAMQVSCHHHQAVVAHPGFAVSARAADGTIEAIEDAERGYWVGVQWHPESGDDHGLFAGLVGAASRALVTR
- a CDS encoding DUF4261 domain-containing protein, which encodes MTEPEGLIAELWYETAPDLTDPMLLEGLRAVSPGTEVQDGSLVVPYDGGELAPRPAGDAGEPAPRRPLVSLVLPGSSLDEPGKSLPDTSQTWDWPGAEEALAPARASVLVVEMYGDAYTARDRAAALVGVVRALAVATRPVALSWPTSQRVSDPGEPAADGLGGLLNVRLFSVSDDEDELVMDTRGLAPFGLPDLQVHFRDLEPGRLGALLYATAGYLLEEGDVLGEGHTISGIESDDRWTCHHEDSLIGPSRRVVDIDPGDPYAAGKRAR
- a CDS encoding DUF503 domain-containing protein, which translates into the protein MWTGTLELDLLLGDVHSLKEKRSVVRPLVAELRRRFDVSAAEVGHTDLHRRTSVGVALVSADRAHVVEVLDAAERLAAYRPEVELLSVRRRLTSTEDE